Proteins from a genomic interval of Heptranchias perlo isolate sHepPer1 chromosome 19, sHepPer1.hap1, whole genome shotgun sequence:
- the sall4 gene encoding sal-like protein 4 — protein sequence MSRRKQAKPQHINSDEQLIVGNGSQDCQDDGDGEVSAKKCRTEETNICKKCCAEFFDLSKFLEHRKSCTKNPPVLIMNEGEREMPPKDSPESCPDNFPNGQMNDQPKSNDSPEERMHEESENAEMNVDNVESQKSCASNAAASLHSASSVSYVSQSKIPNTNVTLETIQNTKVAVTQHVADNVSASNSNATGNVNVIPILLEQLVCLQQQQLQQIQLTEQIRIQVAMLAPHSLHPSIVAAADPLKALGAHLSQQLSAAAALIGQKVGSQSFSIEGFKPVQLPHSSVGATHFNKGLHHSESGSLQTTSALASLTSKPDSILCSENPSRLKHGNLTSPAARFPNPLLPQSPNSATIHSPLMGLSAASAARNQKGKPPNVAVFETKSSSEESFFKHKCKFCGKVFGNDSALQIHIRSHTGERPYKCNICGNRFTTKGNLKVHFQRHKEKYPHIRMNPYPVPEHLDNVPTSSGIPYGMSIPVDNSANWVDTKPVLQTLSNSIGLNLSTSFEDASDKVPVSDFLQRRSPAVSETASMSSNISNYESNLEIKSTNENGSAPILATSIMSETSKSKLPFGNILDNSQASETSKLQQLVENIDKTSTDPNECAVCHRILSCQSSLKMHHRTHTGERPFKCKVCGRAFSTKGNLKTHYGVHRAKPPLRVQHSCPICHKRFTNAVVLQQHIRMHMGGQIPNTPLPEGYYDGSDPEPALADENAELDSSFTDENMDESELEVDKGTKVPTTEYSKPVLPYSDLPANSPLLVFSNIAALESQMKMINSSVNLQRQSSLKSNENGSPESESMVNDSFSAVGDQEYQNNRSPGASESALFQASSPTNSYNESHLSKSPGFPTPCENSGTKIEPVETSELANDGALDLTSANIHRKVKEEVPSVPFANGDCSAVQVPAGSFIRAPPCLIKVEVSDHGERPAGTTAQFLAPSTVAPIMPPILAPPPRRTPKQHNCPTCGKSFSSASALQIHERTHTGEKPFACTICGRAFTTKGNLKVHVGTHMWNNSARRGRRLSLDSPMILIGNDPKKISEMFPKDLMAPAMNIEPTVWSQYTTALTNGLALKTNEISVIQSGGIPPITVSVASGSVVSTSTAVSKVDASQSGISPAITDEEKPSSESAATPHFPYFVEESKIAVN from the exons ATGTCGCGTCGCAAGCAGGCGAAACCCCAGCACATCAACTCGGATGAGCAGCTAAtagttggaaacg GTTCTCAAGATTGCCAGGATGATGGAGATGGGGAAGTAAGCGCAAAGAAATGTAGGACTGAGGAAACTAACATCTGCAAGAAATGTTGTGCCGAGTTCTTTGATCTCTCCAAGTTCCTTGAGCACAGGAAAAGTTGCACTAAAAACCCACCAGTTTTGATTATGAATGAAGGTGAGAGGGAAATGCCTCCAAAAGACAGCCCAGAATCTTGTCCGGATAACTTTCCAAATGGCCAAATGAACGATCAACCTAAAAGTAATGATAGTCCTGAAGAAAGAATGCATGAAGAGAGTGAAAATGCTGAGATGAATGTTGATAATGTAGAATCTCAAAAATCATGTGCCTCAAATGCTGCTGCAAGTTTACATTCAGCCTCTAGCGTGAGCTATGTGTCCCAATCTAAAATACCAAACACTAACGTCACATTGGAGACTATTCAGAACACTAAAGTGGCAGTGACTCAACATGTTGCAGACAATGTGTCTGCCAGCAATTCAAATGCAACTGGAAATGTCAATGTCATTCCTATCCTGCTTGAGCAATTGGTCTGTTTACAGCAGCAGCAACTTCAGCAGATTCAGTTAACTGAGCAAATCCGCATCCAGGTGGCAATGTTGGCACCTCATTCTCTGCACCCATCCATCGTTGCAGCTGCAGACCCCCTTAAAGCACTGGGGGCTCACCTGTCACAACAgctttctgctgctgctgctttaatTGGGCAGAAAGTTGGTAGCCAAAGCTTTAGTATAGAAGGTTTTAAACCAGTACAGCTACCTCATTCTTCTGTTGGTGCAACTCATTTTAACAAAGGTTTACACCACTCTGAGTCAGGGTCTCTCCAAACTACTAGTGCTCTAGCTTCATTGACCTCCAAGCCTGATTCAATTTTGTGCTCTGAAAACCCCTCCAGGCTTAAACATGGCAACCTTACAAGCCCAGCTGCAAGATTTCCAAACCCATTGCTACCTCAGTCTCCAAATTCAGCAACTATCCACAGCCCACTGATGGGACTATCTGCAGCGTCAGCTGCACGAAATCAGAAAGGCAAGCCTCCAAATGTTGCAGTGTTTGAAACCAAGTCCAGTTCAGAGGAGTCCTTTTTCAAGCACAAGTGCAAGTTTTGTGGCAAAGTTTTCGGAAATGACAGTGCTTTGCAGATTCACATCCGTTCTCACACTGGTGAAAGACCTTACAAATGCAACATCTGTGGTAATCGTTTTACAACCAAAGGCAATCTGAAGGTCCATTTCCAGCGGCATAAGGAGAAGTACCCACATATCCGGATGAATCCATATCCTGTTCCTGAACATTTGGACAATGTTCCAACGAGCAGTGGAATTCCATATGGCATGTCTATACCCGTTGACAATTCGGCAAACTGGGTGGACACCAAGCCTGTCTTGCAAACGTTGTCCAATTCGATTGGCTTGAATCTGTCGACCAGTTTTGAGGATGCTTCAGATAAGGTACCAGTGAGTGATTTTCTGCAAAGACGATCTCCAGCAGTAAGTGAAACTGCTTCTATGTCATCAAATATCAGCAACTATGAATCCAACCTAGAAATCAAGTCTACAAATGAAAATGGCAGTGCTCCTATTTTGGCTACTTCCATAATGTCTGAAACCTCAAAATCCAAGCTACCTTTTGGTAACATACTTGATAATAGCCAAGCATCTGAGACATCCAAACTTCAACAGTTGGTGGAAAACATAGACAAAACTTCCACTGACCCAAATGAATGTGCTGTATGCCATCGTATACTAAGTTGTCAGAGTTCGCTAAAAATGCATCACCGTACCCACACTGGTGAAAGGCCATTCAAATGTAAAGTCTGTGGTAGGGCTTTTTCAACAAAAGGCAACCTCAAGACTCACTACGGGGTTCATAGGGCAAAGCCACCTTTGCGAGTGCAGCATTCATGTCCCATCTGCCACAAGAGATTCACCAATGCTGTTGTTCTACAACAGCATATTAGAATGCACATGGGAGGTCAGATCCCCAATACACCTTTGCCTGAGGGCTATTATGATGGTTCTGATCCAGAGCCAGCTTTGGCTGATGAAAATGCTGAACTGGACAGCAGTTTTACTGATGAAAATATGGATGAATCTGAGTTGGAAGTGGACAAAGGTACAAAGGTGCCTACAACTGAGTATTCAAAACCAGTTTTGCCTTACAGTGACTTACCAGCCAACTCTCCTTTGTTAGTATTCTCAAATATAGCTGCTTTGGAGAGTCAGATGAAAATGATTAACTCTAGTGTGAACTTGCAACGACAGAGCAGTTTAAAATCAAATGAGAATGGCTCCCCAGAAAGTGAAAGTATGGTGAACGATTCTTTTTCGGCAGTAGGGGATCAAGAATACCAGAATAATCGGAGCCCAGGTGCTTCAGAATCTGCATTATTCCAAGCTTCGTCTCCGACTAATAGCTATAATGAGAGTCATCTGTCCAAGTCACCAGGATTCCCTACACCTTGTGAAAATTCAGGAACAAAAATTGAGCCTGTTGAGACATCTGAACTGGCAAATGATGGTGCGTTAGATTTAACATCTGCAAATATTCATCGCAAAGTTAAGGAAGAAGTGCCTAGTGTACCATTTGCAAATGGGGACTGCA GTGCTGTTCAAGTTCCTGCAGGTTCCTTTATCAGGGCTCCTCCTTGTCTGATTAAAGTGGAAGTAAGCGACCATGGAGAACGACCAGCAGGAACCACTGCACAGTTTCTTGCCCCATCAACTGTGGCGCCAATCATGCCACCTATTTTGGCACCTCCACCCCGTCGCACACCTAAACAACACAACTGCCCTACTTGTGGAAAGAGCTTCTCCTCAGCAAGTGCTCTGCAGATTCACGAACGCACGCACACTGGTGAAAAGCCATTTGCATGCACCATCTGTGGAAGAGCTTTTACAACGAAAGGAAACCTCAAG GTCCATGTTGGAACTCACATGTGGAATAATTCAGCCAGACGCGGGAGACGTCTTTCACTAGACAGTCCTATGATACTGATTGGCAATGACCCAAAGAAGATCTCTGAGATGTTCCCTAAGGACCTAATGGCTCCTGCAATGAATATTGAACCAACTGTCTGGAGCCAGTACACCACTGCGCTTACCAATGGCTTAGCTTTGAAAACCAATGAGATCTCGGTGATTCAGAGTGGTGGTATTCCTCCTATCACAGTTAGTGTGGCAAGCGGTTCTGTTGTGAGCACCAGTACTGCCGTTTCCAAAGTGGATGCATCCCAGTCTGGCATTAGCCCAGCAATCACTGATGAGGAAAAACCTAGTTCTGAAAGTGCTGCAACACCTCATTTCCCCTATTTTGTGGAAGAAAGCAAAATAgctgttaattaa